Genomic segment of Selenihalanaerobacter shriftii:
ATAATAGTGACTTTATGAGTTGAATCTGCATTCTCCAATAACTCACCTAAAAGTGCATGACCAGTTTCATGATAAGAAACTATATCCTTTTCTTTACCACTAATTACTCTACTCTTCTTCTGAGGCCCAGCAATCACTCGGTCAATAGCATCATCAAATTCTATCATTCCTATCTTTTTCTTATCTCTTCTAGCAGTTAGAATAGCAGCTTCATTAGCTAAATTCTCCATATCCGCACCTGTGAAACCAGGAGTTCTTTTAGCTAACACATCTAAGTTCACATCATCATTCAATGGCTTATTCTTAACGTGAATCTCTAATACTCCTTTTCTACCTTTATAGTCCGGCTTATCAACAACTACCTGTCTATCAAAACGTCCAGGTCTTAATAAAGCAGGATCTAAAACATCTGGTCTATTAGTAGCAGCCATTAAAATAATACCTTCATTTGGTTCAAAGCCATCCATTTCAACTAATAGCTGATTTAATGTCTGTTCTCTTTCATCATGCCCACCACCAAGTCCAGCACCACGTTGTCTTCCTACTGCATCTAATTCATCAATAAAGATAATACAAGGAGCATTTTCTTTACCCTGTTCAAATAAGTCTCTTACTCGGGAAGCACCAACTCCAACAAACATTTCTACAAAGTCTGAACCACTTATAATAAAGAATGGCACTCCAGCTTCACCAGCTACAGCCCTAGCCATTAAAGTTTTACCAGTTCCTGGTGGCCCAACTAATAAGACTCCTTTTGGTATTTCAGCTCCTAATTTGCTAAACTTCTCTGGTGATTTTAGAAATTCAACAACCTCTAATAATTCTTCTTTTATTTCCTCATAATTTGCTACATCATCAAAGGTAACCCTTTTTTCCTCATCTTCATCATGACGTCGAGCTTTGTTCTTGCCAAAGGACATTACCTTATTACCGCCACCTTGCATTCGCTGCATAATAAAGAACCAAAAACCAAAAATTAAAACTAATGGTAGTAGATACCCTAGTATACTCATCCACCAAGGCGGTTCCGGCGCCGGTTCCGTCTTAATAACTACCTCATTATCTTGCAAAATCTGCTCTATTTTCCTAACTGTTCCAGGAATATTTATTTCAAACTCTTTACCTCCAGGAGTTTTTCCTCTAATTAACTCTTGGCCTACAATAGTAACTTTGTCTAACTTCCCTGTTTCAACCATCTTGATAAATTCACTATAACTCAAATCCTGTTTAACAGAGGCAGGACTAATAAAAAACTGTGCTATCAAGAAGGCTACAGCAATTATTATTAGATAAAAGCCTATATTCTTCGAAAATTTATTCAACAATTAATCCTCCCTTCTATAATATCTATCTTATCACAATTAGTTATTATACCACAAAAATTAAATTCTAGCAAGAAACTAATCTTTATAAATTATTTCCTATATAAGATTTACTCATAAACCTCTGGTTTTAGAACAAAGATATAGGGTACATTTCGATATTTTTCATTATAGTCTAAACCATAACCTACTACAAATTTATCTGGGATCTCAAACCCATTATAATCAACCTCTACTTGTTTTTCAGTTCTACGCTCAGGTTTATCTAATAGAGTACAAACCCTAATGCTAGCTGGATCTCTAGTTTCTAAAAAGTCAACAACATGCTTTAAGGTCAACCCAGTATCTATTATGTCTTCTACAATCAAAACATTCTTATTTTCAATATTTTCTTCTAAGTCTTTAATAACCCTAACAACTCCAGAAGATTCTGTTCCTTCATAACTTGAAACATCCATAAAATCAAAAATAACCGGCAAATCCACATGTCTTGCAAGATCGGCCATAAACATTATCCCGCCTCGTAGAATACCTACCATTACAACTTCATCATCAGCGTCATAATCAGCAGTAATTTCAGTTCCTAACTCTGCAATTCTTTTACTTAATTGCTCTGCATTAATTAAAATTTCATCAACTTTATTATCTTCTAATTCAGTTTTCACTTAATTACTTCCTCCTTCTTCAGCTTTATTAATATCTAAAGTTAAAATTCTTTCTGTGTAATCTGTAATTTTAAATTTATCAT
This window contains:
- the hpt gene encoding hypoxanthine phosphoribosyltransferase, with amino-acid sequence MKTELEDNKVDEILINAEQLSKRIAELGTEITADYDADDEVVMVGILRGGIMFMADLARHVDLPVIFDFMDVSSYEGTESSGVVRVIKDLEENIENKNVLIVEDIIDTGLTLKHVVDFLETRDPASIRVCTLLDKPERRTEKQVEVDYNGFEIPDKFVVGYGLDYNEKYRNVPYIFVLKPEVYE
- the ftsH gene encoding ATP-dependent zinc metalloprotease FtsH, whose translation is MNKFSKNIGFYLIIIAVAFLIAQFFISPASVKQDLSYSEFIKMVETGKLDKVTIVGQELIRGKTPGGKEFEINIPGTVRKIEQILQDNEVVIKTEPAPEPPWWMSILGYLLPLVLIFGFWFFIMQRMQGGGNKVMSFGKNKARRHDEDEEKRVTFDDVANYEEIKEELLEVVEFLKSPEKFSKLGAEIPKGVLLVGPPGTGKTLMARAVAGEAGVPFFIISGSDFVEMFVGVGASRVRDLFEQGKENAPCIIFIDELDAVGRQRGAGLGGGHDEREQTLNQLLVEMDGFEPNEGIILMAATNRPDVLDPALLRPGRFDRQVVVDKPDYKGRKGVLEIHVKNKPLNDDVNLDVLAKRTPGFTGADMENLANEAAILTARRDKKKIGMIEFDDAIDRVIAGPQKKSRVISGKEKDIVSYHETGHALLGELLENADSTHKVTIIPRGRAGGFTINLPEADKNYVTKSELSDKATALLGGRVAEEVFLNDISTGAQNDLERATKIVRSMVTEYGMSEKLGPLTLGQKNNDQVFLGRDISRSRNYSEEVAAIIDQEVKVMIESAYNKAKRILSENDEMVEKMVKELKEKETLVSSDIKQIIAEFKDDYEYDPDDKEVEYANARASDDEKNDDFQSDSDNSTDSRININLTR